A genomic stretch from Chitinophagaceae bacterium includes:
- the purL gene encoding phosphoribosylformylglycinamidine synthase subunit PurL: MDITVKTAQQLRLTEEEFELIKQKLGRTPNFNELCAFSGMWSEHCSYKNSIKWLKTLPRDGGRMLVKAGDENAGLMDIGDDLGVVFKIESHNHPSAIEPFQGAATGVGGIHRDIFTMGARPIASLNSLRFGNLKEAKTQHLLGGIVHGIGHYGNCFGVPTVGGEIYFENCYHTNPLVNAMSVGIVKAGETVSATAAGIGNPVFFVGSATGKDGIGGVSFASADITADSAEDLPAVQVGDPFQEKKLLEACLEVIQTGAVVGMQDMGAAGIICSTAEMSAKGEVGMRIDLDKVPTRQQNMKTWELLLSESQERMLMVVEKGKEQLVLDVFEKWDLPCSDIGEVTGDGMLRFYMHGELEAELPAYELVLGGGAPQYTREYAEPAYFEKIKAFDADKIEVPADLKAVAEQIIQIPNIASKRTVYHQYDSMVGTGNTSTNAPTDAAVVHVKGTTKGLAVTTDCNSRYVFADPYKGAMIAVSEAARNIVCSGGLPLGVTNCLNFGNPYDPQVYYQFVHAIKGMGEACIKFETPVTGGNVSFYNQSPDGAVYPTPTIGMVGLLENINDKMTLDFKTEGDLIFLIGQSTNDINSSEYLHKVHGVEFSPIPHFDLEEEFVLQQKIAELITKKLIVSAHDISEGGLFTTLLEASFNNSLGFDVVAADSNIRKDAYWFGEGQSRVVVTVKNEQVAAFKQVLGNHPYAEIGFVTNRSIEVDGMEWGTVSDWQEKYDTAIENLLAGHESEHALISL; the protein is encoded by the coding sequence ATGGATATAACAGTTAAAACCGCACAGCAGCTTCGTCTTACAGAAGAAGAATTTGAACTTATTAAACAGAAACTCGGACGTACACCCAACTTCAATGAACTCTGCGCCTTCAGTGGAATGTGGAGTGAACATTGCAGTTATAAGAACTCCATCAAGTGGCTGAAAACATTGCCCCGTGATGGCGGACGGATGTTAGTAAAAGCAGGAGATGAGAACGCCGGGTTGATGGATATTGGCGATGATTTGGGTGTGGTGTTTAAAATTGAAAGTCATAATCACCCTTCAGCAATTGAACCTTTCCAGGGCGCCGCAACAGGTGTGGGTGGTATTCACCGTGATATATTTACAATGGGTGCAAGACCCATTGCATCTCTCAATTCACTTCGCTTTGGTAATCTGAAAGAAGCCAAAACGCAGCACCTGCTGGGTGGAATTGTACATGGTATTGGTCATTACGGCAACTGTTTTGGTGTACCAACAGTTGGTGGTGAAATTTATTTCGAGAATTGTTATCATACAAATCCACTCGTGAATGCCATGAGTGTGGGTATAGTAAAAGCAGGTGAAACAGTTTCTGCAACTGCTGCAGGCATTGGTAACCCTGTGTTCTTTGTTGGCAGCGCCACCGGTAAAGATGGTATTGGTGGTGTAAGTTTTGCCAGTGCTGATATTACTGCTGACAGTGCTGAAGATTTACCTGCTGTACAGGTAGGCGATCCGTTCCAGGAAAAGAAATTACTGGAAGCCTGTTTAGAAGTGATTCAAACAGGTGCGGTTGTTGGTATGCAGGATATGGGTGCAGCCGGAATCATTTGTTCAACTGCAGAGATGAGTGCAAAAGGTGAAGTAGGTATGCGGATTGATCTGGATAAAGTTCCTACACGTCAGCAAAACATGAAAACATGGGAACTGTTACTGAGCGAAAGCCAGGAACGTATGCTGATGGTAGTTGAAAAAGGAAAAGAACAATTAGTGCTGGATGTTTTTGAAAAATGGGATCTACCATGCTCTGATATTGGTGAAGTAACCGGCGATGGAATGTTGCGTTTTTATATGCATGGTGAACTGGAAGCAGAATTACCGGCGTATGAATTGGTATTGGGCGGTGGCGCACCACAATACACCAGAGAATATGCAGAGCCTGCTTATTTTGAAAAGATCAAAGCATTTGATGCAGATAAAATTGAAGTACCTGCCGATTTAAAAGCAGTTGCTGAGCAAATAATACAAATACCAAACATTGCCAGCAAAAGAACTGTGTATCATCAGTACGACAGTATGGTGGGCACAGGCAATACAAGTACCAATGCACCAACTGATGCGGCCGTAGTACATGTAAAAGGAACAACAAAAGGATTAGCCGTTACAACAGATTGTAACAGCCGTTATGTATTTGCTGATCCTTACAAAGGAGCAATGATTGCTGTAAGTGAAGCCGCAAGAAATATTGTATGCAGTGGTGGTTTACCATTGGGCGTTACCAACTGTTTAAACTTTGGTAATCCTTACGATCCGCAGGTGTATTATCAATTCGTTCATGCCATTAAAGGAATGGGTGAAGCCTGTATTAAATTTGAAACTCCGGTTACAGGTGGTAATGTAAGTTTCTATAATCAGAGTCCTGATGGTGCGGTTTATCCAACTCCAACGATTGGTATGGTGGGATTGCTGGAAAACATCAATGATAAAATGACGCTTGATTTTAAAACAGAAGGTGATCTGATCTTTTTGATTGGTCAGTCAACCAATGATATTAATTCAAGTGAATATTTACATAAAGTTCATGGAGTAGAGTTCAGCCCGATTCCTCATTTTGATCTGGAAGAGGAATTTGTTTTACAACAGAAGATTGCTGAACTCATCACTAAGAAATTAATTGTATCTGCACATGATATCAGTGAAGGCGGATTGTTTACCACTTTACTTGAAGCGTCGTTCAATAATAGTTTAGGTTTTGATGTGGTGGCTGCCGACAGCAATATCCGTAAAGATGCCTATTGGTTTGGCGAAGGACAAAGCCGTGTAGTTGTAACTGTGAAGAATGAACAGGTTGCTGCATTTAAACAGGTACTTGGTAATCACCCATATGCTGAAATTGGATTTGTAACCAACAGAAGTATTGAAGTAGATGGTATGGAGTGGGGAACAGTTTCTGACTGGCAGGAAAAATATGATACAGCAATTGAAAACTTACTGGCAGGTCATGAAAGTGAGCATGCGCTTATTTCCTTATAA
- the rfaD gene encoding ADP-glyceromanno-heptose 6-epimerase, whose translation MNKTQNSGELQVPPLGGGGGFVIVTGAAGFIGSCMVQYLNELGYTNLILVDEFNRDDKAPNLESKQFTVKVEREELFNWLSQNKPIVDFVIHLGARTDTTEFNYAIHQHLNVEYSQKIWNYCTINNVPLVYASSAATYGDGALGYKDDHALCFDLKPLNPYGISKNEFDKWVLHQEDHPPFWAGLKFFNVYGPNEYHKGRMASVIFHSFNQIQQNGLVKLFRSHKEGFKDGEQLRDFVYVKDVVNVIGWMMEEVSRKSSVVSRESEASKLSSAIYNLGTGKARSFHDLVAATFHALGLETKIEFIDMPEDIRDKYQYFTEADMTKLKEAGYSNAFSSLEDGVGDYVKNYLSGHKYY comes from the coding sequence ATGAATAAAACTCAAAATAGCGGAGAGTTACAAGTTCCCCCTTTAGGGGGCGGAGGGGGCTTTGTTATTGTTACCGGTGCTGCAGGATTCATCGGCAGCTGCATGGTTCAATATTTAAATGAATTAGGTTATACCAATTTGATTCTTGTTGATGAATTTAACCGTGATGATAAAGCGCCCAATTTAGAAAGCAAACAATTCACAGTTAAAGTAGAAAGAGAAGAGCTGTTTAACTGGCTCTCGCAAAATAAACCCATTGTTGATTTTGTGATTCATCTGGGTGCAAGAACAGATACTACTGAATTTAATTATGCCATTCATCAGCATCTCAACGTAGAATATTCTCAGAAGATCTGGAACTATTGTACAATCAACAATGTGCCGTTGGTCTATGCTTCATCAGCTGCAACCTATGGTGATGGTGCTTTGGGTTATAAAGATGATCATGCGTTGTGTTTTGATCTGAAGCCACTGAATCCTTACGGTATTTCTAAAAACGAATTTGATAAATGGGTACTGCACCAGGAAGATCATCCGCCATTCTGGGCAGGCTTGAAATTCTTCAATGTGTATGGTCCGAATGAATATCATAAAGGAAGAATGGCCAGTGTCATTTTTCATTCCTTCAACCAGATTCAGCAAAATGGATTAGTGAAATTATTCCGTTCGCATAAAGAAGGATTTAAAGATGGTGAACAGCTGCGGGATTTTGTGTATGTAAAAGATGTGGTAAATGTGATTGGATGGATGATGGAGGAAGTCAGTCGAAAGTCGTCAGTAGTGAGTCGTGAGTCAGAGGCTTCGAAACTATCATCTGCCATTTATAATTTAGGCACAGGTAAAGCAAGAAGCTTTCACGACCTCGTAGCAGCAACATTTCATGCACTGGGCCTGGAAACAAAGATTGAATTTATTGATATGCCCGAAGATATCAGGGATAAATACCAGTATTTTACAGAAGCTGATATGACCAAACTCAAAGAGGCTGGTTACAGTAATGCATTCAGTTCACTGGAAGATGGTGTAGGTGATTATGTGAAAAATTATCTCAGCGGGCATAAATATTATTAA
- a CDS encoding porin — translation MKPVLLFHLFISCILLTAYSQESRNDSISVQLFAEAYASSVPNHPTDKTRPAFFYNYTKANNAGINLALAKIHYLSGRFRTNLGLMAGDYAKANLAKEEKWARYIYEASAGYKLSNEYNAWIDAGVLPSHIGFESAVGKDNWVATRSIVADNSPYYETGIRISARPNERWYLAMLTLTGWQTISVPTNQLGSHWGMQIMFSPSSKWTFNSSSFIGKVYAGRNLTRIYSNLYTTCSITDRAALTLGWDIGMQENLSNSSQTDMWNDLIGQFCYRIKPDKWSATLRYERMIDKNNLLFSLPGNSDYKFDVNHASVNLDWQPVKNLLLRAEANYLQSPYALFFKGDQPVTKQFSAFFIASYNLQFSRKGAEPN, via the coding sequence ATGAAACCGGTACTCCTATTTCATCTTTTCATAAGCTGTATCCTTTTAACGGCTTATTCTCAGGAAAGCAGAAATGACTCAATTTCTGTTCAGCTGTTTGCCGAAGCTTATGCCTCATCTGTTCCCAATCACCCAACTGACAAAACAAGGCCTGCTTTCTTTTATAACTATACAAAGGCGAATAATGCAGGAATCAATCTTGCTCTTGCAAAGATCCATTACTTATCCGGCCGCTTTCGCACCAATCTTGGGTTAATGGCTGGTGATTATGCAAAAGCCAATCTTGCAAAAGAAGAAAAATGGGCACGGTATATTTATGAAGCCAGCGCAGGGTACAAACTTTCAAATGAGTACAATGCATGGATTGATGCAGGTGTGCTTCCTTCACATATCGGTTTTGAGTCTGCAGTTGGGAAAGATAATTGGGTTGCCACAAGAAGCATCGTAGCCGATAATTCACCATATTATGAAACCGGTATACGGATCAGTGCCCGTCCAAATGAGCGATGGTACTTAGCTATGCTTACATTAACCGGATGGCAAACCATTAGTGTTCCAACCAACCAGCTGGGTTCACATTGGGGAATGCAAATCATGTTTTCTCCTTCATCCAAATGGACATTCAACAGCAGCAGCTTTATCGGTAAAGTTTATGCCGGCAGAAATCTCACACGTATTTATTCAAATCTATATACAACCTGCTCAATCACAGATAGGGCTGCTCTAACTCTTGGATGGGATATTGGTATGCAGGAAAACTTATCCAACAGCAGCCAAACAGATATGTGGAATGACCTGATAGGGCAATTCTGTTACCGGATAAAACCGGATAAATGGAGTGCAACGCTGCGCTATGAACGAATGATAGACAAAAACAACCTGCTTTTTTCATTACCGGGTAACAGTGATTACAAGTTTGATGTGAATCATGCATCAGTTAACCTCGACTGGCAGCCGGTAAAAAACCTTCTGCTCCGTGCAGAAGCAAATTATTTGCAATCGCCTTATGCCTTGTTTTTTAAAGGGGATCAACCGGTAACAAAGCAGTTCAGTGCCTTTTTTATTGCATCTTATAATCTTCAATTCAGCAGAAAAGGGGCAGAACCTAACTGA
- a CDS encoding DUF4407 domain-containing protein, which produces MNQQATPMYAREAYTPSQTDELLWWLATAEKELIKDCVVDRNRYRIVGMTVLATWLFATLAWTYFFSTVIDNVFLFVGSGIFMGFVILTIDRALIKGINQFNKRKFTPLLFRGLLALTIGTFMAQPAILYMFDKEIKMQVSLDNEKRKLTKRTELDILYKNRKDELLKEKATIQKDLAAKYADVSTAREKFIAETDGSGGSGKVGIKDIALAKRNEYQKLDEEYKGLQNQNKDRITAIDEELGQMENTIKKQEADFLNYLNNGFLTRIEALNNLLKDNGALQFRYYLILIILMLIELMPVIAKTILPVGVYDEKVKQRESLEKIMAEESADYEKEMKRLYNKLAMQQDTETMEEFFRMQKDEQKAKLTHFGKEWKRNDENVQGFWEKIKQQMIGRPEN; this is translated from the coding sequence ATGAATCAACAGGCTACGCCCATGTATGCCAGGGAAGCGTATACTCCTTCGCAAACAGACGAACTGCTTTGGTGGCTGGCAACAGCCGAAAAAGAACTGATTAAAGACTGCGTGGTTGACAGGAACCGTTACCGCATTGTCGGCATGACGGTTTTAGCCACCTGGTTATTTGCCACCCTTGCATGGACCTATTTCTTTTCAACCGTTATTGACAATGTGTTTCTGTTTGTGGGCAGTGGGATTTTTATGGGCTTTGTGATCTTAACCATCGACAGGGCTTTGATCAAAGGTATCAACCAATTCAACAAACGAAAATTCACCCCTCTCCTGTTTCGTGGATTGCTGGCATTAACCATCGGTACGTTTATGGCGCAACCTGCTATTCTTTACATGTTTGATAAGGAAATAAAAATGCAGGTATCGCTGGATAATGAAAAACGAAAACTTACCAAGCGAACAGAGCTGGATATTCTTTATAAAAACCGGAAGGACGAATTGCTGAAAGAAAAAGCAACCATTCAAAAAGATCTTGCGGCAAAGTATGCAGATGTTTCAACTGCACGTGAAAAATTTATTGCTGAAACTGATGGTAGCGGCGGAAGCGGTAAAGTTGGCATCAAAGACATTGCACTGGCAAAACGAAATGAATACCAGAAACTGGATGAAGAATACAAAGGATTACAAAATCAGAACAAAGATCGCATCACAGCAATTGATGAAGAACTGGGGCAAATGGAAAATACCATTAAAAAACAGGAAGCTGATTTCCTCAACTATCTCAACAATGGTTTCTTAACAAGGATTGAAGCATTGAACAACCTGCTGAAAGATAATGGCGCTTTACAGTTCCGTTATTATCTCATCTTAATTATCCTGATGCTGATTGAACTGATGCCGGTAATTGCAAAAACAATTTTACCGGTTGGTGTGTACGATGAAAAAGTAAAGCAGCGTGAATCGCTTGAAAAGATCATGGCTGAAGAAAGTGCCGACTATGAAAAAGAAATGAAACGGCTTTACAACAAATTAGCGATGCAGCAGGATACTGAAACGATGGAAGAATTTTTCAGGATGCAGAAAGATGAACAGAAAGCCAAGCTTACTCATTTTGGAAAAGAATGGAAACGCAATGATGAAAATGTACAGGGCTTCTGGGAAAAGATCAAGCAGCAGATGATTGGGAGACCTGAGAATTAA
- a CDS encoding phosphosulfolactate synthase, translating into MNFTLTQIPERTKQPRSYGLTMVMDKGLSVEEVKNFISVAGPHVDIVKLGFGTSFVTPVLREKLEVYAQHNVPVYFGGTLFEAFLIRNQFEDYIRICKDYGVKHVEVSDGSIEIPHAEKCGYIEKLVKHFTVLSEVGSKDAAHIIPPYKWIELMKAELEAGSSYVIAEAREAGNVGIYRGTGEVREGLVQEILTQIPAEKILWEAPQKAQQLYFIELIDHNVNLGNIAPNEVIPLESMRIGLRGDTFHLFLDKQTKQ; encoded by the coding sequence ATGAACTTTACTCTTACACAAATCCCCGAAAGAACAAAGCAGCCCCGCAGTTATGGTTTAACAATGGTAATGGACAAAGGTCTTAGTGTTGAGGAGGTGAAAAATTTCATAAGTGTTGCCGGCCCGCATGTTGATATTGTAAAGCTTGGTTTTGGAACATCGTTCGTTACACCTGTACTCAGGGAAAAACTGGAAGTATATGCACAGCATAATGTTCCGGTTTATTTTGGAGGTACTTTATTTGAAGCTTTTCTCATTCGTAACCAGTTTGAAGATTATATCCGCATCTGTAAAGATTATGGTGTGAAGCATGTAGAAGTAAGCGATGGCTCTATTGAAATTCCCCATGCTGAAAAATGCGGCTATATAGAAAAGCTGGTAAAACATTTTACAGTATTAAGCGAAGTGGGAAGTAAAGACGCAGCACATATCATCCCTCCATATAAATGGATTGAATTGATGAAAGCTGAACTGGAAGCCGGTTCAAGCTATGTAATTGCAGAAGCAAGAGAAGCCGGCAATGTTGGTATTTACCGTGGTACTGGAGAAGTAAGAGAAGGCCTGGTGCAGGAAATTCTTACACAGATACCGGCAGAAAAAATTTTATGGGAAGCGCCTCAAAAAGCACAGCAATTGTATTTTATTGAATTGATCGATCATAATGTGAATCTTGGAAATATTGCACCGAATGAAGTAATTCCGCTTGAATCAATGCGTATTGGATTGAGAGGAGATACCTTTCACCTGTTCCTTGATAAACAAACGAAACAATGA
- a CDS encoding tetratricopeptide repeat protein has product MKQNPFRQDREEIRELLRLFENLKNGRSQSFLEEEAFEKLIDYFDDKEDMVQAMQAAELGIEIYPYSSALLIKKADILLATRQYKPALEILEQAELLDSNDINLFILKTDAYLALDQQEKAVELLQEALELFSGDERLELLFELADVYDDYEEFEKVFDCLKLILEEDPTNEEALYKICFWTDFTGRNEESIRLHLNIINDYPYSELAWFNLGAAYQGLKLYEKSIDAYMYCIAIDEKFDYAYRNIGDAYIRLRKYKDAIEMLEKVLELSRPEEVIHEAIGYCYDRMGQYAQARFHYRKASHMNPQDGKLFYKIACTYINEHQYESAVKQLQQALKINRLQPDYNLAMGMALVELGQYKPAIEHYANVIKSRPKNVKGWSAMLECMLKADLLDNADEYACEAYEATNGKPVFMFYRAAIFFATGKTKQAINQLEQAMAAAPKQIKKLIELQPKILQHPQVVDLIARYKRSRSI; this is encoded by the coding sequence ATGAAGCAAAATCCTTTCCGTCAAGACAGAGAAGAAATCAGAGAATTACTTCGTTTGTTTGAAAACTTAAAAAACGGACGTTCGCAGTCATTCCTCGAAGAAGAAGCCTTTGAAAAACTTATCGATTATTTTGATGATAAGGAAGATATGGTTCAGGCTATGCAGGCCGCAGAGCTTGGAATTGAGATTTACCCCTATTCATCAGCTTTACTCATTAAAAAGGCTGATATTCTCCTCGCCACCCGTCAATATAAGCCAGCTTTGGAAATTCTGGAGCAGGCTGAGTTGCTCGACAGTAACGATATTAACCTCTTTATTCTTAAAACAGATGCCTATCTGGCCCTCGATCAGCAGGAAAAAGCGGTTGAACTCTTGCAGGAAGCACTTGAGCTTTTTTCAGGCGATGAGCGGCTGGAGCTGCTGTTTGAACTGGCCGATGTGTACGATGATTACGAGGAATTTGAAAAAGTGTTTGATTGCCTGAAACTGATTCTGGAAGAAGATCCTACGAACGAAGAGGCTTTATATAAAATCTGCTTCTGGACCGATTTTACAGGCCGGAATGAGGAATCCATCCGTCTGCACCTGAATATTATCAACGATTATCCTTACAGTGAGTTGGCATGGTTTAATCTCGGCGCAGCTTACCAGGGGCTGAAGCTGTATGAAAAATCAATTGATGCGTACATGTATTGCATCGCCATCGATGAAAAGTTCGATTATGCTTACAGAAACATAGGGGATGCTTATATCCGCTTACGGAAGTATAAGGATGCAATTGAAATGCTGGAGAAGGTACTTGAGCTGAGCAGGCCAGAGGAGGTGATTCACGAAGCCATAGGCTATTGTTACGACAGGATGGGTCAATATGCGCAGGCGAGGTTCCATTACAGAAAAGCATCGCATATGAACCCCCAGGATGGGAAATTGTTTTATAAAATAGCCTGTACCTACATTAACGAGCATCAATATGAAAGTGCGGTAAAGCAATTGCAGCAGGCGCTGAAGATAAACCGTTTGCAGCCCGATTATAACCTGGCAATGGGAATGGCATTGGTGGAATTGGGGCAGTATAAACCAGCCATTGAACATTATGCCAATGTCATCAAGTCACGCCCAAAAAATGTAAAAGGCTGGAGTGCTATGCTTGAATGCATGCTCAAAGCAGATTTGCTTGACAATGCAGATGAATATGCCTGTGAAGCTTATGAAGCAACCAACGGCAAGCCCGTATTCATGTTTTACAGAGCTGCCATATTCTTTGCGACAGGTAAAACAAAACAGGCCATCAATCAACTTGAACAGGCCATGGCTGCAGCACCAAAGCAGATCAAAAAACTGATCGAGCTTCAGCCAAAAATATTGCAGCATCCGCAGGTTGTTGATTTAATTGCACGCTATAAACGTTCCCGCTCAATTTAA
- the proC gene encoding pyrroline-5-carboxylate reductase codes for MNKKIAIIGGGNLGVAIAEGLIKSEFVLPGHIIVTKRNIKTIAHLEEKGVLVTSDNNEAVRFADLVLLAVKPFQIEEVIKGIKDELDANRHVLVSVVTGVLIANMQKWVEKQMPVVRAMPNTAIAIQESMTCICSNNATGEQVDYITDIFNQLGKVVVIEEKLMDASTVLGACGIAFALRYIRASIQGGIEIGFDAKTATLIASQTVNGAAELLLQKGTHPEQEIDKVTTPKGCTIAGLNEMEHSGFSSSLIKGIKTSFESI; via the coding sequence ATGAACAAAAAAATTGCCATCATCGGCGGAGGAAACCTTGGCGTAGCCATTGCAGAAGGATTGATCAAGAGTGAATTCGTATTGCCCGGTCATATCATTGTTACCAAAAGGAATATCAAAACAATTGCACATCTTGAAGAAAAAGGTGTGCTTGTAACAAGTGATAATAATGAAGCGGTTCGTTTTGCTGATCTTGTATTGCTGGCTGTAAAGCCATTCCAGATTGAAGAGGTGATTAAAGGAATTAAGGATGAACTGGATGCAAACAGGCATGTACTGGTGAGTGTGGTAACAGGTGTACTGATTGCCAATATGCAGAAATGGGTGGAAAAACAAATGCCTGTTGTACGTGCCATGCCGAATACAGCAATTGCCATACAGGAAAGTATGACCTGCATCTGTTCCAATAATGCAACTGGAGAACAGGTTGATTATATTACTGACATTTTCAACCAGCTGGGTAAGGTAGTTGTTATTGAAGAAAAGCTGATGGATGCATCAACTGTACTGGGAGCCTGTGGTATTGCCTTTGCACTCAGGTATATCCGTGCAAGCATCCAGGGAGGAATTGAAATTGGCTTTGATGCAAAAACAGCAACGCTTATTGCATCACAAACAGTGAATGGTGCAGCAGAATTGCTTCTTCAGAAAGGAACTCACCCTGAACAGGAGATTGATAAAGTAACCACACCTAAAGGTTGTACCATTGCCGGTTTAAATGAAATGGAACACAGCGGTTTCAGTTCTTCGCTGATTAAGGGGATTAAGACAAGTTTTGAAAGTATATAA